The Rhodothermales bacterium genome segment TCCCGATCGTCATCGGCCTGGGCGTGCTGTATGCGATCGGCACCGAGATCTATCAGGGCCTTCTGCCGTGGGACCGCACGCCCGACGTCTTCGACGCGCTGGCGAACATCCTCGGCCTGAGCACCGCCGCCGGCCTGTTTCGATGGCAGGAGCGCCGGCAAGCCGCGTAACGCCGCGAGCAACTTTCGGCCGCGCCGTTGGTCCATAAAGACAGATACACGACAGGGAAATCAGGAAAGCCGTGCCCCGGCATTGATCTTCCGACAATCCCTTCACTATCTTAAGGGCCCGCCAGAACGGGCATTCCCTTCATTTTAGTGTTGACGTGCGCCCATGCCTTTAAGAAAAACCGACAAAGCAAACCTGCGCGGCCAGTACCACCTGTTTGTACAGGTAGGTCTCGTGGCTGCGCTCGGGCTGCTGATCGCGGCGTTCAAGCTCGATTTTGCGCCTGAAACCAGCTTCCAGGTGGTCGAAGTCCAGCAGGAAATCGTCCAGATGGAAGAGATCCAGCAGACCAAGCAGGTCGAAAAGCCGCCACCGCCGCCGAAGCCGCCGGTCCCTGTCGAAGTCCCGGACGACGAAATCCTCGACGACGAGGACCTGGACCTTGACGTATCGCTCGAGCTCGACGAAGAAATCGTGAACCTCCCGCCGCCGCCTCCGGCCGCCGAGGAAGAGGAAGAAGAGGAAGCGGAAATCTTCATGATCGTGGAAGACATGCCGGAGTTGATCGGCGGTCTCGGATCGATCCAGAGCAAGATTCGCTATCCTGAAATCGCCAAGAAAGCCGGCGTGGAAGGGCGTGTGTTCGTCCAGTTCGTCGTAGGCGTCAACGGCGAAGTCCTCGATCCGGTTGTCGTGCGCGGCATCGGCGCCGGCTGCGACGAAGAAGCCGTTCGCGCCGTGAGCCAGGCCAAGTTCAAGCCGGGCCGTCAGCGCGGCAAGGCGGTGCCTGTAAAGATGTCGCTGCCGATCACCTTCAAGCTGAAATAACGCCTGGGGCCTGATCGACCGAATTACCGCCCTCTCCGGCTTGCCGGAGGGGGCTTTTTTTATGTATTCGGGCTGATGGACCGCACCGATCCGTCGGCGGTGGCGACCAGCACTTCGTCCGCCATGCCGATAAACAGTCCGTGCTCCAGCACGCCGGGGATGGCCTGGAGTTCGACGGCGAGGGCTGCGGGGTCTTCGATGGGGGGAAACCGGGCATCCACGATCCACATCCCCTGATCGGTTACGACAGGGCCATCCTTGCGGACGGCCATCCGGAGTACCGGCTCGGCGCCGAGCCGCTTCAACGCGCGACTCACCGGCGTGAGGGCCATCGGCAGCACTTCGACGGGCACGGCCCGCGTGGCGCCGAGACGATCGACCAGCTTGGAATCGTCGACCAGCGCCACGAAGCGCAGCGCCTGGCCGGCTACGATCTTTTCCCGGGTGTGCGCCGCCCCGCCGCCCTTGATCATGTTGAAGCCGGGATCGACCTCATCGGCGCCGTCGAGGGCCAGGTCGAGGGCATCCAGGTCGTCGAGCGTCGCCAGCGGGATGCCGAAGGAGCGGGCGCGTTGCTCTGCCGCAAAGGATGTGGGCACGCCGACGACCGCCAGTCCTTCTTCACGCACGCGCCGGCCAATCGCCTCGATGGCATACGCCGTCGTCGATCCCGTACCCAGTCCGAGGCGCATGCCATCCTGCACGAGGCGCGCGGCGGCCTCGCCGACGGCGCGCTTGGCCGCATCTTGCTGCGAATGATCCATGGTTATATAGTGACGTTACGCCCGGTAGCGAGGCGAGCTATGGATACACGATGCGCGATGGTTACCGAAAAACCGAGTGTTTGATCGGCGACCCTGCATCCCTGTATCCGGCATCGGAAGACCTGAGGCTATGGTGCGTAAGATCGGTTAGGTCGTTGAGAGGCCAATGCGCTACTCGTAGCGCAGCGATTCGATCGGATCCAGACGCGCCGCCTTGAGCGCGGGAAAGCCGCCGAAGACAAGAGAAATGAACGTGACCATGACGATCCCGATGATCGCCCAGGTCCACGGAAAGACCGCCCGGATATCGAAATACAGGGCTACGCCGTTGCCGACCATGGCGCCGAGCAGAATCCCGATCAGGCCGCCGATCTGGCACAGGAAGAAGGCTTCCAGCAGAAACTGGCGCATGATGTCCTTGCGCCGGGCGCCGATCGATTTGCGGATGCCGATCTCGCGGGTGCGCTCGGTGACCGACACGAGCATGATGTTCATGATGCCGATGCCGGCGGCGAGCAGGGAGATCAATCCGATGCCGGCGCCGCCCATCCGGAGGACGCCCGTGAAGGCGTCGAAAAAGCTCTGGAAGGTGTCGTTGGTGGCAATCTCGAAGTTATTTTCCTCGCCCGGAGGCACCTTGCGGATGACGCGCATGCGCCCGATCGCTTCCTCCATCGCAGCCCCCAGCATCATCGGGTCGTGGACGCGCAGGCTGACGCTGCCGATGTTGCGATCGGTGCTTCCATAGAGCGTAAAGAGCCGCGTGATCGGGGCGATGAGCCGATTGTCCTGGTTGAAGCCGAGGAAGCTGCCCTTCTCCGCCATGACCCCGATCACTTCATACCGATGCCCGTCCATGCGGATCGATTTTCCCAGCGGCGACTCGCTGGGAAAGAGCTCTTCGGCGAGCGGCTTGCCGATCACGATGACGGAGCGGGCATATTGCACGTCCTGATCCGTCAGAAAACGACCGGATTCCAGTTCATAGCTGAAGTTGCCCAGGAAATTCTGATCGCTCCCGAGCAGCACCAGGTTGGGCTCCGTTTCGCGGTTCTCGTACCGGACGGCTCCGAAATGAAAATCCTCCAGGATGCTGACGCTGACCGGCAGCTCCATCACGTCGGAGAGCCGATCGATCTGCTCGTAGGTCAGGTTGGGGCGATTGCGCTCGTCGCGCCGGCCGCCGTCCACGCGGATCTGCGGATAGCGGGTGATATTGAAGGTAGAGGACCCGAGAAATTGCATCGAGTCCTTGAAATACACATCGATCACCTCGACCGCCGTGACGGACACGATGATGGCGAACACCCCGATGATCATCCCCAACAGCGTCAGGAACGACCGCATCTTGTTCGCCCGGAGGGCGCCCATCGCCATGCGAAACGCTTCGCCGAATCCCATTTTTTGCGGTTCAAAGATTAAGGTTCAACGTCCAAGGGCCCCGGGCTTCGGATTCAGGGCCCGCGCCTTGAACCTGCAGCCTGGAACCTTGAACCAGCGACTCACTCATACCGCAGCGCCTCGATGGGTTCCGCTTTCGCGGCGCTCCACGCCGGCGCCAGGCCAAAAATCACCCCGACGAGCACGCAGATCACAAACGCCATCACGACCGTGCTGATCGGGAGGATGGCGGTGATGAAGGCGTTGATCACGGCGGTGGCGATCAGGGCGAGCATGACGCCGAGGGCGCCTCCGAGGAGGCAGATGACGACGGCCTCGATGAGAAACTGGGTAAGGATGGTGCGCCGGCGCGCGCCGATCGCCTTTCGGATGCCGATCTCGCGGGTGCGCTCCTTCACCGAAACGAACATGATGTTCATGACACCGATGCCGCCGACCAGCAGCGCCAGCGCCGTCAGAAAGATCCCGATCACATAGATGGTCAGCTTGACCGGCGCCATCTGCTCGCGGAGGCTCTTCTGCTCGTTGATCTCGAAATTGTTTTCCTCGCGCGCATCCTGCTTGCGCGCCGCACGGACGATGCCGGTCAGCTCGTCGCGCGCCGGGTCGATCAGATCCGAATTGGCGACCTTGACGCGCACCGACACACTCCGTTCGCTGATGCCGAAGTGATTCTTGAAGGCGGAGATGGGAATCTTCACCACCATGTCGCTTCCGCCCTGCCCCTCGGCGTCGGATCCCTTCTGCGCCAGGACGCCGATCACCTGAAACCGGATGCCGGAGATGCGCACAAATTTGCCGACCGGCTCCTCGATCGGAAACAGCTCGCTCGCGATCTTCGATCCGATCACGCAGACGCTTCGGGCCCCGCGCTCCTCGACATCGCTAAAAAAGCGGCCGGCCTGCAGATCGACCGTGAAGACCTCCGGATAGCGCGCGCTCGACCCTTCGATGCCGACGCCGGAGAGCGTCTTGCTGCCGAAGCGAACCGCGCGGCTCGTATTGACCACCGGCACCGCCGCCACGGCGTAGCGCGAGCGCTCCTGGATCACGTCGGCCAGTTCGGCCCTGATATCCGGCCGGTTGATGTAGTTCCACCACTTGAAACCGGGCCCCGAAGCCCAGGGCCATTTCTCGATGTAGAGCACGTCCGCCCCGAGTTCCGAGAGCTGCGACTCGAAGTTCTGCTCGAGCCCGTTGATGACGGTCGCCATCGCGGTGACGGAGGTGATGCCGATGACGATGCCGAGCGTGGTCAGGATCGAACGCAGCTTGTTCGTGCTGATGGCGCCCAGCGCAATACGCAGTCCCTCGAAGATTTCCTGGAAAATGTACACGGAACGAAGAGGTTGGGATGGCGATCGCCGCGATCGAAACGAGGATAAAAACCGTTCGGGATACGCCCTGACGGGGTGTGATGTTGCGTAACGATCAGAGCTCCTTCTCCAGCTGGAGTCGGTAATCGCGATAAACAGGGTTGTAATCGGCGCGGATCACCCGGAATCCTTCCGCCAGGCCCAGTACCGTCATGCCCGGGTGCTTGTTCGGAAAGGTATCGTAGATGAAGCGGGCGTACCCCATGGTCCGCACCCGATCGAGCATGTCGTAGAGGAGGATGCGGGCCACACCCTGCCGGCGGAAGGCCGGCAGCACGCCCCCCTTGGCGCTGTAGAAGGTATCCCGCCCGTATTTGTATCCGATCTTGAAACCCACCGGCAGCCCTTCGTACGTGGCGAGCAGCATTAGCAGATCGTCGCGGTCGAACGTATTGATGATGCGTTCTTCCTGGAAGATGGCCGTATTCAGGGCGCGGATGACATCGAGGCGATCCATGGAAACTTCTTCCACCGTCACCCCGGCAAAGGAAGTCGGTTTTCCCATCGTCAGACGGTCGTGTGGGTCCGAATGGCTCATGGCGCGGTGCGGTCAAAAAGGCAGCAGGGCCGTGTCGTCAGGTTCAGCGTCGGGGGGCGGGGCGCCTTCGTCGAGGAGCGACCAGGGTTCGAGCACGGATTCCGGCACGTCCTCTACGAAACGGCTTGGATTGGTTAGAATCTCGCCCACATGCCGGCGGTGTTGCAAGACAGGGTACGAGATAAAGAGCCGCTGCTCGGCCCGGGTTATCGCTACATACATCAGACGCAGTTCTTCGTCCAACGATTCGACGTCCTTCAGGGCATAGCCGGACGGCAGGATGCCATCGAGCGCGTGCAATAAAAATACCGTATCGAATTCCAGCCCTTTCGCCGAGTGGATCGTGGAGAGGATGAGGGGCGCCTCGTCGTCGTCGACCGGGTCGGTGTCGAGCGCGGTCAGTTCGATGGGATCCAGGGCGAGCGAGGAAAGGAAGGTCGCGCGATCGCTGAAATTCTGCGTCAGGGCGGCGACATGCTCGAGGTCCTGCTGGCGTTTCGGGTAGTCCTCGTAATAGGCTTTTTTGAGGAGCGGTTCGTAATGCAGGAGGATGCGCTCGATCTGTTCAGAGAGGGTCGGCGGGGCCTGGTGGAGCGCGCGCAACAGCTGGAACAGCTCCTGCAGCTTTTCCGCATACCGCGGCGAAAAAGGCCGCTCTTCCAGCATGAAAGGCTCCGGCCGATCTTCCGTAACCCAGACGGCCAGATCGCGCGCCGTCTTGGGGCCCACGCCTTCGAGCAGCTGGAGCATGCGGTGCCAGGCCACGGCGTCTTTGGGGTTTTCCAGCACGCGCAGGTAGGCGAGCACATCCTTTACGTGTGCGGCCTCGCTGAGCTTCATGCCGCCGTATTTGACATAGGGAATGCCCCGGCGGTTCAGTTCGACTTCCAGGTCGTAGGAGTTGAAACTGCTGCGGAAGAGGACGGCCATCCGGTTGAGCGGCACGCCCTCCTCGCGGAGTTCGAGCAGCATCTGACAGACAAAACGGCTCTCGAACCGGTCGTCCGGCGCCGCGACGAGGCCCGGCAGGTCGCCGCCATCCCGCCGGGTGAAGAGCCGTTTGTCGTATTTGCGCTGCGCCTTCCCGATAACATAGTTCGCCAGGTCGAGGATCGACTGGGTGGAGCGGTAATTTTGTTCGAGCTTGAGCAGCTTCGTCCCCTGGAAGCGCTCGGGAAAGGCGAAGATGTTGCCCGCGTCGGCGCCGCGAAACCGGTAGATGCTCTGGGCGTCGTCGCCGACGGCCATCACGTTGCCGTGTACGGACGCGAGGTGTTGGACGAGGGTAGCCTGCAGGCGATTCGTGTCCTGGTATTCGTCGACCAGGATATGCCGGCACCCCGCCGATACGCGCCGGCGTACATCGGCATCCTGCCCCAGGAGCACTTCGGCATAATAGAGCAGGTCGTCGTAATTCATCAGGCCATGTTCGCGCTTGTAGCCGACATAGTCTTCGTGGAGCTGGTAGAGCGCTTCGAGGTGATCGAGGAATTGCGGGTAGCTCGTGGCGAGCAGGTCGTCCAGGTCGAGCTCGCGGTTGGTCATCGTGGAGAAGAGCGCCTGCAGCGTCTTCTTTCGCGGGAATCGGACGCTGGACTTGTGGAGGCCGCGCGCGGTGCGCAACACGTCGATCACATCCGCATCGTCGGAGGCGTCGAGGATATTGAAGCGGGTGGAGAAGCCGACCGCGCCGGCGTATTCGCGGAGCAGGGTGAGGCAGAAGGCATGAAACGTTCCGCCGCGGACCCGGTTACACCGACCATCCAGCAGCGCGCTCGCCCGCGCAAGCATCTCGCGGGCGGCTCGCCGCGTAAAGGTGAGCAGTACGATATGCTCGGGCAGGGTGCCGGTCTCCACGAGATACGCCACGCGATAGACCAGGGTG includes the following:
- the rpiA gene encoding ribose-5-phosphate isomerase RpiA, which encodes MDHSQQDAAKRAVGEAAARLVQDGMRLGLGTGSTTAYAIEAIGRRVREEGLAVVGVPTSFAAEQRARSFGIPLATLDDLDALDLALDGADEVDPGFNMIKGGGAAHTREKIVAGQALRFVALVDDSKLVDRLGATRAVPVEVLPMALTPVSRALKRLGAEPVLRMAVRKDGPVVTDQGMWIVDARFPPIEDPAALAVELQAIPGVLEHGLFIGMADEVLVATADGSVRSISPNT
- a CDS encoding energy transducer TonB, with product MPLRKTDKANLRGQYHLFVQVGLVAALGLLIAAFKLDFAPETSFQVVEVQQEIVQMEEIQQTKQVEKPPPPPKPPVPVEVPDDEILDDEDLDLDVSLELDEEIVNLPPPPPAAEEEEEEEAEIFMIVEDMPELIGGLGSIQSKIRYPEIAKKAGVEGRVFVQFVVGVNGEVLDPVVVRGIGAGCDEEAVRAVSQAKFKPGRQRGKAVPVKMSLPITFKLK
- a CDS encoding ATP-dependent helicase — its product is MARRFVLKADPSTHAQLSIPYAAELNEQQYAAATASGGPVLVVAGAGTGKTRTLVYRVAYLVETGTLPEHIVLLTFTRRAAREMLARASALLDGRCNRVRGGTFHAFCLTLLREYAGAVGFSTRFNILDASDDADVIDVLRTARGLHKSSVRFPRKKTLQALFSTMTNRELDLDDLLATSYPQFLDHLEALYQLHEDYVGYKREHGLMNYDDLLYYAEVLLGQDADVRRRVSAGCRHILVDEYQDTNRLQATLVQHLASVHGNVMAVGDDAQSIYRFRGADAGNIFAFPERFQGTKLLKLEQNYRSTQSILDLANYVIGKAQRKYDKRLFTRRDGGDLPGLVAAPDDRFESRFVCQMLLELREEGVPLNRMAVLFRSSFNSYDLEVELNRRGIPYVKYGGMKLSEAAHVKDVLAYLRVLENPKDAVAWHRMLQLLEGVGPKTARDLAVWVTEDRPEPFMLEERPFSPRYAEKLQELFQLLRALHQAPPTLSEQIERILLHYEPLLKKAYYEDYPKRQQDLEHVAALTQNFSDRATFLSSLALDPIELTALDTDPVDDDEAPLILSTIHSAKGLEFDTVFLLHALDGILPSGYALKDVESLDEELRLMYVAITRAEQRLFISYPVLQHRRHVGEILTNPSRFVEDVPESVLEPWSLLDEGAPPPDAEPDDTALLPF
- a CDS encoding ABC transporter permease, whose amino-acid sequence is MGFGEAFRMAMGALRANKMRSFLTLLGMIIGVFAIIVSVTAVEVIDVYFKDSMQFLGSSTFNITRYPQIRVDGGRRDERNRPNLTYEQIDRLSDVMELPVSVSILEDFHFGAVRYENRETEPNLVLLGSDQNFLGNFSYELESGRFLTDQDVQYARSVIVIGKPLAEELFPSESPLGKSIRMDGHRYEVIGVMAEKGSFLGFNQDNRLIAPITRLFTLYGSTDRNIGSVSLRVHDPMMLGAAMEEAIGRMRVIRKVPPGEENNFEIATNDTFQSFFDAFTGVLRMGGAGIGLISLLAAGIGIMNIMLVSVTERTREIGIRKSIGARRKDIMRQFLLEAFFLCQIGGLIGILLGAMVGNGVALYFDIRAVFPWTWAIIGIVMVTFISLVFGGFPALKAARLDPIESLRYE
- a CDS encoding ABC transporter permease; amino-acid sequence: MYIFQEIFEGLRIALGAISTNKLRSILTTLGIVIGITSVTAMATVINGLEQNFESQLSELGADVLYIEKWPWASGPGFKWWNYINRPDIRAELADVIQERSRYAVAAVPVVNTSRAVRFGSKTLSGVGIEGSSARYPEVFTVDLQAGRFFSDVEERGARSVCVIGSKIASELFPIEEPVGKFVRISGIRFQVIGVLAQKGSDAEGQGGSDMVVKIPISAFKNHFGISERSVSVRVKVANSDLIDPARDELTGIVRAARKQDAREENNFEINEQKSLREQMAPVKLTIYVIGIFLTALALLVGGIGVMNIMFVSVKERTREIGIRKAIGARRRTILTQFLIEAVVICLLGGALGVMLALIATAVINAFITAILPISTVVMAFVICVLVGVIFGLAPAWSAAKAEPIEALRYE
- a CDS encoding GNAT family N-acetyltransferase, producing the protein MSHSDPHDRLTMGKPTSFAGVTVEEVSMDRLDVIRALNTAIFQEERIINTFDRDDLLMLLATYEGLPVGFKIGYKYGRDTFYSAKGGVLPAFRRQGVARILLYDMLDRVRTMGYARFIYDTFPNKHPGMTVLGLAEGFRVIRADYNPVYRDYRLQLEKEL